The sequence below is a genomic window from Variovorax paradoxus.
AGCCTGAACCCGGTGCTGACGGTGGGCTTCCAGATTGCCGAGACGTTGCGCCTGCATCAGAAGCTCGACAAGCGCGCGGCCGCCAGGCGTGCCGTCGAGATGCTGCAGCTGGTGGGAATTCCGGCCCCCGAGCGCCGTCTGCACGAGTATCCGCACCAGTTGTCAGGCGGGATGCGGCAGCGCGTGATGATCGCGATGGCGCTCGCCTGCAATCCGAAGCTGCTGATTGCCGATGAGCCGACAACCGCACTGGACGTCACCATTCAGGCGCAGATCCTGGATCTGATGGCCGAGCTCAAGCATCGTACCGGCGCGGCCATCGTGCTGATCACGCACGATCTTGGTGTGGTCGCCGACGTGGCCGAGCGCGTGATGGTGATGTATGCCGGCCGCAAGGTCGAGGAGGCGCCGGTCGCGGAGTTGCTCGCGCGCCCACGGCATCCCTACACGCGCGGCCTGCTCGCGGCGATTCCGCGGCCTGGAGCGTCGCAGCATGGCCAGCGTTCGCGGCTGGCCGAGATTCCGGGCATGGTTCCGAGTC
It includes:
- a CDS encoding ABC transporter ATP-binding protein, yielding MALLEVENLRVHFRTPDGINRAVDGLSFHLNEGETLAIVGESGCGKSVTSMSLLRLLPEPPAKIAGRIRFQQRDLLALDDAALRAVRGNEISMIFQEPMTSLNPVLTVGFQIAETLRLHQKLDKRAAARRAVEMLQLVGIPAPERRLHEYPHQLSGGMRQRVMIAMALACNPKLLIADEPTTALDVTIQAQILDLMAELKHRTGAAIVLITHDLGVVADVAERVMVMYAGRKVEEAPVAELLARPRHPYTRGLLAAIPRPGASQHGQRSRLAEIPGMVPSLEQRIDGCLFAGRCAQATELCHRAMPALEAKSSGHFAACHHAPAETNPMELVA